ATCTTTCTTCCGAGATCTCAGGCGCAGGGTTTACAGGCGCTTCTTTTAATTCTTCTACCGCTTTTCGCACGTCTTCTGCAGGGTAGTCGTACTTGAATGCGGACTGGACAGTGAAGGTCCATGCCCCGGGGTATTCGGCAAGTGTCCGCCGGATCGTATCGGGCCTGAGATTTCCCCTGAACGGTGCGGAGCCCGCACCGATTATCGGGAGAACGGGAACACCGGTCGCTTCGGAAACTGCACCGGCTTTATAGAGGCCGATCTTGTTAAGCAGTACTGCGCCGATCAGCCCGTAATTCATTGCGGGATCTGAGCGGGCGAAGAAAACCCTCTGGTAATCAAGTTTTTTGCCGTCGATATAACGCCTGAGTATCTTATCCGAATTAAGGATGCTCTTCATATCCTCGAACAGCGGAATTACGTTTATCTTCTCGGGCCGAATGTCGCCAACCCAGTCGGCAACAGTGCAGTCACGGCCTCCAAGACGCTTGTCCTTTTTGCCTACGACAAAATCACGGTAATACTGGTAGATGTTGTCGATTGATTCGAACGAAGAGGTCATCGGGAGGATTACCTCAAATATCGGGGGGGAATCGTTTTTGTAAAAAAGACTTGCCAGGTCGAACGATCTCGGGATGCTTTCGAGAGTCTCAAGCAGGATCTTTCCCTCTGTATGCTCGATCTCAGGGTTCGGAACCCTCAGCGTTAGGAATTTTTCCCTGCCGATCTGTCTCTCCCTGAAATAATCCCCGTATCTCGAGAGGAGTTTTTTTACGACGAAACTATCTACTTCCTTTCCCTCGCAGTCCCACATCTGCTCGTCGCACCCAAGGTTTGAATAGACATAATAGGCCTCAACCACCTCGTCTTCACCCTCCAATATAGGGTTCTGGGCAAAGAAAGGCGGATGAACGTTGTCCGGATGCTGGGTGCTCATGCATCTCGGGACATGACTATAATCTGCGGACATATTAACACACTTGTCAACCGCGATTCAAATCATAGTTGACAATATAGGTTCGTTTTGAATAATGTAATCTTTTCGGTGAAGATTCCCTATAAAACTACGATCCAGAACCACGATCTA
This window of the Methanolacinia paynteri genome carries:
- the ppcA gene encoding phosphoenolpyruvate carboxylase; this translates as MSADYSHVPRCMSTQHPDNVHPPFFAQNPILEGEDEVVEAYYVYSNLGCDEQMWDCEGKEVDSFVVKKLLSRYGDYFRERQIGREKFLTLRVPNPEIEHTEGKILLETLESIPRSFDLASLFYKNDSPPIFEVILPMTSSFESIDNIYQYYRDFVVGKKDKRLGGRDCTVADWVGDIRPEKINVIPLFEDMKSILNSDKILRRYIDGKKLDYQRVFFARSDPAMNYGLIGAVLLNKIGLYKAGAVSEATGVPVLPIIGAGSAPFRGNLRPDTIRRTLAEYPGAWTFTVQSAFKYDYPAEDVRKAVEELKEAPVNPAPEISEERCTDLIERYSAEYNRHLKELAGLVNRVAPYVPQRRKRKLHIGLFGYSRSSGDIELPRAITFTAAMYSIGVPPEILGLSALKENDLEYLHEVYVNFEQDILDSLRYLNPESPYIPEGIMEFVEDHFDFETNPDHTNITNKIIADITGNNCFEMQNDILAAAGIRKFIG